From a single Phragmites australis chromosome 7, lpPhrAust1.1, whole genome shotgun sequence genomic region:
- the LOC133924836 gene encoding B3 domain-containing protein Os02g0683500-like yields the protein MEFSTSSSRFSKEEEEEEEEEEGASPREIHFMTAATMANTAAASSSSPSAAASASASASGSAAFRSSDGAGASVSGGSGGNDDVELIEKEHMFDKVVTPSDVGKLNRLVIPKQHAEKYFPLDAAANEKGLLLSFEDRAGKLWRFRYSYWNSSQSYVMTKGWSRFVKEKRLDAGDTVSFSRGAGDAARDRLFIDWKHRADVRDLHRLPSLPLPMAPTASPYGQWGGGACGFFMPPAPPATLYEHHRLRQGLDFRNINAAAPSRQVLFFGSAGMPPRGPLPPPPPPPMHITVQPSPAITPGLPMVLDPVPLVNSPTATAKRLRLFGVNLDNPQRGSGESSHDDNALSLRMPGWQRPTPLRFLEFPQRGAAGAAGAESSAASSPCSSSSSKREAHSPLNLDL from the coding sequence ATGGAGTTCTCCACTTCTTCAAGTAGGTTTtcgaaagaggaggaggaggaagaggaggaggaggagggcgcgtCCCCGCGCGAGATCCACTTCATGACAGCCGCCACGATGGCCAACACCGCGGCCGCCTCGTCGTCCTCTCCTTCCGCGGCGGCTTCGGCGTCTGCGTCCGCGTCGGGTTCGGCAGCCTTCCGCTCGAGCGACGGCGCTGGGGCGTCAGTGAGCGGCGGCAGCGGTGGGAACGACGACGTGGAGCTGATCGAGAAGGAGCACATGTTCGACAAGGTGGTGACGCCCAGCGACGTGGGGAAGCTCAACCGACTGGTGATCCCGAAGCAGCACGCGGAGAAGTACTTCCCGCTGGACGCGGCGGCCAACGAGAAGGGCCTCCTGCTCAGCTTCGAGGACCGCGCAGGCAAGCTCTGGCGCTTCCGCTACTCCTACTGGAACAGCAGCCAGAGCTACGTCATGACCAAGGGATGGAGCCGCTTCGTCAAGGAGAAGCGCCTCGACGCCGGGGACACCGTCTCGTTCAGCCGTGGCGCGGGCGACGCCGCGCGCGACCGCCTCTTCATCGACTGGAAGCACCGCGCCGACGTCCGCGACCTGCACCGGCTGCCGAGCCTCCCGCTCCCCATGGCGCCCACCGCCTCGCCCTACGGCCAGTGGGGCGGCGGCGCGTGCGGCTTCTTCatgccgcccgcgccgcccgccACACTCTATGAGCACCACCGCCTCCGCCAAGGCCTGGACTTCCGCAACATCAACGCCGCCGCGCCATCCAGGCAGGTCCTCTTCTTTGGCTCCGCGGGCATGCCCCCGCGCGGGCccttgccgccgccaccgccgccaccgatGCACATTACGGTTCAACCGAGCCCCGCAATCACGCCCGGCCTGCCCATGGTACTCGACCCGGTGCCGCTCGTCAACAGCCCGACGGCGACCGCGAAGCGCTTGCGCCTGTTCGGAGTCAACCTCGACAACCCGCAACGAGGCAGCGGCGAGTCAAGCCATGACGACAACGCATTGTCGCTTCGGATGCCGGGATGGCAAAGGCCGACACCATTGAGGTTTCTGGAATTTCCTCAACGCGGCGCCGCGGGTGCAGCTGGAGCCGAGTCTTCTGCAGCCTCGTCGCCATGTTCATCGTCGTCCTCAAAAAGAGAAGCGCATTCCCCATTGAATCTCGATCTGTGA